In the genome of Leucobacter luti, one region contains:
- a CDS encoding ATP-binding cassette domain-containing protein, translating to MPSTSNSPVEAVKPAIVITDVSKTFTLKHTNSFKESVVAALQRKQLSSQFNAVDGLNLEVPEGQSIALLGRNGSGKSTTLKLLSGVMRPDTGWIRTRGRIAGLLEVGAGFNPNLTGRDNVYLNAAILGMSKEETEARFDDILEFSEIGDFIDTEVKHYSSGMYSRLGFSVAVHTELDILLVDEILSVGDAAFRAKCAERMQLLREQGKTMFVVSHSASQVRQLCERGVVLQRGQIVFDGPIEEAISYMDPKAGKRGSTATGHAVGKHVEQYHSPISEELGGAIHDEVRTEANGGGWFQRFERGMITVSDESGQAFAIHRGSFLERYLHLDGPIGPWGFLADTVRGEVSDGDRRLDFQHGQATYTAEDGVSFTAANEDS from the coding sequence TTGCCCAGCACCTCTAACTCTCCGGTTGAAGCAGTGAAGCCGGCGATCGTCATCACCGATGTCAGCAAAACCTTCACCCTCAAACACACCAATTCCTTCAAAGAATCAGTGGTCGCTGCACTGCAGCGGAAGCAACTTTCCTCACAGTTCAACGCAGTTGACGGCCTGAATCTCGAAGTGCCTGAAGGACAATCCATCGCGCTGCTCGGTCGCAATGGCTCAGGCAAATCAACGACACTCAAACTCCTCTCGGGTGTGATGCGCCCCGATACCGGCTGGATCCGCACTCGCGGCCGTATCGCTGGGCTCCTCGAAGTCGGGGCAGGGTTCAACCCCAACCTCACGGGCCGCGACAACGTCTACCTCAACGCGGCCATTCTCGGGATGAGTAAAGAAGAAACCGAAGCCCGATTCGATGACATCCTTGAGTTCTCCGAGATCGGAGACTTTATCGATACCGAAGTCAAGCACTATTCCTCAGGCATGTACTCCCGCCTCGGTTTTTCAGTTGCAGTGCACACCGAACTCGATATCCTCCTCGTCGATGAGATTCTCTCTGTCGGTGATGCAGCATTCCGCGCGAAATGCGCAGAACGCATGCAGCTGCTCCGCGAACAAGGGAAGACAATGTTCGTCGTGAGCCATTCAGCCAGCCAGGTCCGCCAACTCTGCGAGCGAGGCGTTGTCCTCCAACGCGGCCAGATCGTCTTCGATGGCCCCATCGAAGAAGCCATCTCCTACATGGATCCCAAAGCTGGAAAACGAGGGAGTACCGCGACGGGGCATGCAGTTGGTAAACATGTCGAGCAATATCACTCCCCGATCAGCGAGGAGCTTGGCGGAGCAATACACGACGAGGTTCGCACCGAGGCAAATGGTGGCGGATGGTTCCAGCGCTTCGAGCGTGGCATGATTACCGTTTCAGACGAGTCAGGCCAGGCATTCGCGATCCACCGTGGATCGTTCCTCGAACGGTATCTCCATTTGGACGGCCCAATCGGCCCGTGGGGATTCCTCGCGGACACCGTGCGCGGCGAGGTCTCGGACGGGGACCGCAGGCTCGATTTCCAACACGGACAGGCGACGTACACCGCCGAAGACGGTGTGAGCTTCACTGCAGCGAACGAAGACTCCTGA
- a CDS encoding LGFP repeat-containing protein yields MIVEKSRRRTRRLLGAIAVWVIGIGIAVSGVGGVSPAQASVSSDFNPGRIITDDLFYAGSSMSAGQIQTFLAQRLAETSDGRCTIGDPGRKAGSPWKSTYIASSCLKDARFTTPSRAANAYCKAYVGAANETVGAIIAKVGKACGISPKVLLVMLEKEQSLVSDTWPTTRQYEFAMGYDCPDSGPNNSANCSSGSGGFSAQMYRAAWQLKVYRAHPDAYNYRPFRANTIKWAPDDKNRNPVDCGTSSVYIENWATASLYIYTPYRPNQASLNAGWGTGNSCSSYGNRNFHNFYKSWFGSVQGEATSTMKVRERYAANPGKFGTPLTAAPEAIAANGGGSQWRFSKGIITYSNSLKRVHDSTGTGSFLSAYIAQGAAKGGWGFLASDGPTGEVAAGTRAQAFQQGTAIYADAKIGVKFVPTRLHTAWVAAGRHKGALGFPTGNASLPTSTSGSQKFQKATLMVSGSNSAVVTPAQLTRWNAIGGRATVGYFTGPEIVIGAQTSRFTEKGLVHFLNATEHVYLANGEYLTAYTKAGGPKGSWGTLVAGKKTLQDGNTAVVFTGGMAVHSARTGVIFYPGKSSSTTAPTPSEQLKHATPTPEGARPPATSSPEAPAPEAPETSEIPNQTEVPEPPGTDHPEENDSGSVSGADSDGEAAERVSPTDGTFEAKNHAAD; encoded by the coding sequence TTGATCGTCGAAAAATCTCGCCGACGGACGCGACGACTTCTCGGCGCTATCGCTGTCTGGGTGATCGGAATCGGGATCGCGGTGAGCGGTGTGGGTGGCGTCTCCCCTGCTCAAGCCTCCGTGTCCAGCGATTTCAATCCGGGTCGGATCATCACCGACGATTTGTTCTACGCTGGCAGCTCTATGTCGGCTGGGCAGATACAGACCTTCTTGGCTCAGCGCCTCGCCGAAACCTCCGATGGACGCTGCACGATCGGGGACCCGGGTCGCAAGGCGGGGTCCCCTTGGAAGAGCACTTATATTGCCAGCTCATGCCTCAAAGATGCGCGATTCACCACACCGTCCCGCGCGGCAAACGCCTACTGTAAGGCCTACGTCGGTGCCGCGAATGAGACGGTTGGCGCCATCATCGCGAAGGTGGGAAAGGCCTGCGGGATCAGTCCAAAGGTCTTGCTCGTCATGCTCGAAAAAGAGCAGAGCTTGGTCAGCGACACCTGGCCCACCACTCGGCAGTATGAATTCGCGATGGGCTATGACTGTCCAGACTCTGGCCCAAACAACTCAGCGAACTGCAGTAGCGGATCGGGCGGTTTCTCTGCGCAGATGTACCGCGCAGCGTGGCAACTGAAGGTCTATCGCGCTCATCCAGATGCCTACAACTACCGGCCGTTCCGTGCGAACACGATTAAGTGGGCTCCCGACGACAAGAACCGCAACCCCGTAGATTGCGGCACCTCCAGCGTCTACATCGAGAACTGGGCTACCGCGTCGCTGTACATTTACACACCGTACCGACCGAACCAAGCGTCGCTCAACGCCGGATGGGGCACAGGCAACAGCTGTTCAAGCTACGGCAATCGCAACTTCCACAATTTCTACAAATCGTGGTTCGGAAGCGTCCAGGGCGAAGCAACGTCGACTATGAAGGTGCGGGAGCGATATGCCGCGAACCCCGGAAAGTTCGGTACCCCGCTCACGGCAGCCCCAGAGGCAATTGCAGCCAATGGAGGTGGCTCGCAGTGGCGATTCAGCAAGGGCATCATCACGTACTCGAACTCACTGAAACGGGTGCACGATTCGACCGGGACAGGAAGCTTCCTCTCCGCCTATATTGCGCAGGGTGCCGCGAAGGGTGGCTGGGGCTTCCTCGCGTCCGATGGTCCAACCGGAGAGGTGGCCGCGGGCACCCGAGCCCAAGCGTTCCAGCAAGGTACCGCAATTTACGCCGATGCGAAGATCGGCGTCAAGTTTGTTCCCACTCGCCTCCACACTGCTTGGGTGGCAGCGGGTCGCCACAAGGGAGCCCTCGGATTCCCGACTGGCAATGCGTCGCTGCCCACCAGCACTTCCGGTTCGCAGAAGTTCCAGAAAGCGACACTCATGGTGTCTGGCTCGAACTCTGCGGTGGTAACGCCGGCGCAGCTCACTCGATGGAATGCGATCGGTGGGCGCGCAACGGTGGGCTACTTCACGGGGCCTGAGATTGTCATAGGTGCGCAGACTTCTCGCTTCACGGAAAAGGGTCTTGTTCATTTCTTGAACGCGACCGAGCACGTGTATCTCGCCAACGGCGAGTACCTCACTGCGTATACGAAGGCTGGCGGCCCAAAGGGCTCGTGGGGCACGCTCGTCGCGGGAAAAAAGACGCTCCAGGATGGAAACACTGCGGTTGTATTCACCGGTGGTATGGCGGTGCACTCCGCACGAACCGGAGTCATCTTCTACCCGGGCAAGTCCTCCAGCACTACCGCTCCGACGCCATCGGAACAGCTCAAACACGCAACACCGACACCTGAGGGCGCTCGTCCTCCGGCAACCAGCTCGCCAGAAGCTCCAGCCCCTGAGGCTCCCGAGACCTCGGAGATACCGAACCAGACAGAGGTGCCAGAGCCGCCAGGCACTGATCATCCAGAGGAGAATGATTCGGGATCTGTGAGCGGCGCGGATTCAGACGGTGAAGCGGCCGAGCGTGTCTCTCCCACTGACGGCACTTTCGAAGCCAAGAACCACGCTGCTGACTAG
- a CDS encoding glycosyltransferase has translation MSTPEPQSSAFARTARVLFDRKDPWRREFLALRMVARAGFAAPLVSRLDERFRSRFRERPASVFPYLRYTAQKHGVTQAVALGTGFAESPTVTAAVLVEIAKYYYSCGRFALGDSLIERAKLEAPDLPRIYDEEAWNQRARGNLHRELQAVRRSVELAEDPKERLRWEMWLGETYLRLGEPHSAWETLQRFTELPSETPSIYSAAYCAVTIGDAQAAARAYRLAAPSPSGGIDYLTAAREQLVTFGRATEVLRLLKEGAVQDETEALELAYRAYLRTADISAAMEALTRAVDREDRSAWVRSTLAQFQQLIGEPRAALETYGQLTDSERGAALDLLHAQLLVEVEGSEAAVRVMLGEPQISPETLTFKTGPEVDPQVPELMRRASGKVDTPSRQAALRDLLPRLSNPSAIAETARALGHSLAAEGRWDEAWDAVRQSHGQRLPAISLGLLHRSLIGLTWEMQYAEWAATEPIASDTVLYESSLGESTGCNPLAICLELLRDPERDHLTHVWSVTSRATIAPELLAHPRVRFVRKGSIGHMRYLATAGYLINNATWEHCFSRRPGQHALNTWHGVPWKTLGRDLRTDSFAYGNVARSMLQADLILVPDSHTLDVLTRGMAIEDLVSPSTLMLSGYPRNDLAINLSAAQREQLRTRIGLSTSDKLVVFMPTWKGLFEERNAEVEETLAAAQEMSGAGYVVAVRAHQYVREAFAGSAPPAGVRFIPDDLDTNELLGAADVLVTDFSSVLFDAAAVGVPVVTLTAAIEEYQAERGLYFPPEEVPGQSAATAADAARRIREAIANPAEYTARYAAQTQRFSAGENGTSAARAIRAFFDGERDPQPARQHPRPLLLATGGLPPNGITRAARSLLWALDGSDYRPHLPLNANGLDTATPETISDVRQYANVVPWVGRPAGTRMEREVLRFFASREFRRSTLIDPFLKSGRLSEARRLYGETEFAAVVEYGAYDSQSIALMALGVRLGEGRRGVILHSEMWKEVTTRYPKLRSGMSLLGEFDFIASVSDGARASNTEDLFEQYGVPPEKHITLENTINTAEILAGSAAPLDAADQEWYARPGVHACIVGRLSPEKNHQAFLEALARIAPTLERPFFLTLLGDGPLMLELQRSVAELGLQGHVRLRGLVANPYAHIRAADALLLPSLHEGQPLVILESLTIGTPVIATDIPGSRSVLREGELGRLVPLTDEGLEDAIRIVASGDLVPADAFDPDQFTENSRNRFLAVIDGQATEVAG, from the coding sequence ATGTCCACGCCTGAGCCCCAATCGTCCGCTTTTGCACGCACTGCCCGTGTACTCTTTGATCGGAAAGACCCCTGGCGCCGCGAGTTTCTCGCGTTGCGAATGGTCGCCCGGGCGGGCTTCGCAGCGCCGTTGGTCTCACGGTTGGACGAGCGCTTTCGCTCCCGTTTTCGCGAGCGCCCAGCCTCCGTGTTTCCCTATCTGCGCTACACAGCGCAGAAACACGGGGTGACGCAGGCGGTCGCTCTCGGAACTGGGTTCGCCGAGTCCCCGACGGTCACCGCCGCAGTGCTTGTCGAAATTGCGAAATATTACTACAGCTGTGGTCGCTTCGCCCTGGGCGATTCGCTCATCGAGCGCGCAAAGCTCGAGGCTCCCGACCTCCCTCGTATCTACGATGAAGAGGCCTGGAACCAGCGCGCGCGCGGCAACCTCCACCGTGAGCTTCAAGCAGTGCGGCGCAGCGTCGAACTCGCCGAGGATCCGAAGGAGCGCCTGCGGTGGGAGATGTGGCTCGGCGAGACGTATCTCCGTCTGGGCGAACCACATTCCGCATGGGAAACCCTGCAACGTTTCACCGAGCTCCCATCTGAAACCCCCAGCATCTACTCCGCTGCATATTGCGCGGTCACTATCGGAGACGCTCAGGCGGCAGCACGCGCCTACAGGCTCGCCGCTCCATCGCCGTCGGGTGGCATCGACTACCTCACAGCGGCGCGAGAACAATTGGTCACGTTCGGTCGGGCCACAGAGGTGCTCCGCCTACTGAAGGAAGGCGCGGTTCAGGACGAGACAGAAGCACTTGAGCTCGCGTACCGCGCGTATTTGCGCACAGCGGACATTTCTGCGGCGATGGAAGCGCTCACACGAGCGGTCGACCGGGAGGATCGGTCAGCGTGGGTAAGGTCCACACTCGCCCAGTTCCAACAGCTCATCGGCGAGCCGAGAGCCGCTCTCGAGACATACGGGCAGCTGACCGATAGCGAACGCGGCGCGGCGCTCGATCTCCTCCACGCTCAGTTGCTCGTGGAAGTTGAGGGCAGCGAAGCCGCAGTTCGCGTGATGCTCGGGGAACCGCAGATCTCCCCGGAAACACTCACGTTCAAGACAGGGCCAGAGGTAGACCCTCAGGTACCCGAGCTCATGCGCCGGGCCTCAGGGAAAGTCGACACCCCGTCCCGACAGGCCGCGCTGCGCGACCTCCTCCCCCGCCTCAGCAACCCCTCTGCGATTGCGGAGACCGCGCGCGCGCTCGGGCATTCCCTCGCTGCCGAGGGCCGCTGGGACGAAGCCTGGGATGCCGTTCGGCAATCACACGGCCAGCGCCTCCCAGCGATCTCACTCGGGCTGCTCCACCGTTCGCTCATCGGCCTCACCTGGGAGATGCAGTACGCAGAGTGGGCAGCCACAGAGCCCATTGCCTCAGACACCGTGCTGTATGAGTCTTCTCTCGGGGAGTCGACGGGGTGCAACCCCCTTGCAATCTGCCTCGAGCTGCTCCGAGATCCGGAACGGGATCACCTCACACACGTGTGGAGTGTGACTTCCCGGGCAACGATCGCTCCAGAGCTTCTCGCGCACCCCCGCGTACGTTTCGTGCGCAAGGGGTCCATTGGCCACATGCGCTATTTGGCAACGGCCGGCTACCTGATCAACAACGCGACCTGGGAGCACTGCTTCTCCCGCCGCCCAGGACAGCACGCCCTCAACACCTGGCACGGGGTGCCCTGGAAAACGCTGGGACGCGATCTGCGTACTGATTCCTTCGCTTACGGAAACGTCGCGCGGAGCATGCTGCAGGCCGATCTCATTTTGGTTCCGGATTCGCACACACTCGACGTACTGACGCGCGGTATGGCGATCGAAGATCTCGTCAGTCCGAGCACGCTCATGCTCAGCGGCTATCCCCGGAACGATCTTGCAATCAACCTCAGCGCCGCACAACGCGAACAATTGCGGACCAGGATCGGCCTCTCCACGTCCGACAAGCTCGTGGTCTTCATGCCTACGTGGAAGGGCCTGTTTGAGGAACGCAATGCCGAAGTCGAGGAGACTCTCGCGGCCGCGCAAGAAATGAGCGGAGCAGGCTATGTGGTCGCGGTGCGCGCGCACCAATACGTTCGAGAAGCGTTCGCTGGGTCTGCACCACCCGCCGGGGTCCGGTTTATCCCCGATGATCTCGACACGAACGAGTTGCTCGGAGCCGCAGACGTCCTCGTCACCGATTTCTCCAGTGTGCTGTTTGACGCGGCAGCGGTCGGGGTCCCCGTCGTCACACTCACCGCAGCGATCGAAGAGTACCAGGCCGAACGAGGGCTCTATTTCCCTCCTGAGGAGGTGCCAGGCCAATCCGCAGCTACCGCAGCAGATGCTGCACGTAGGATCCGCGAGGCGATCGCCAACCCCGCGGAGTACACAGCACGATACGCCGCACAGACTCAGCGGTTTTCTGCCGGGGAGAACGGCACTTCCGCAGCCCGCGCCATTCGCGCGTTCTTCGACGGTGAACGCGACCCACAGCCCGCGCGGCAGCACCCTCGCCCACTCCTCCTAGCAACAGGAGGGTTGCCCCCGAATGGAATCACGCGGGCCGCACGCAGTCTCCTGTGGGCGCTCGACGGCAGCGACTACCGACCGCACCTTCCGCTCAACGCCAACGGTCTGGATACGGCCACCCCTGAGACCATTTCGGATGTTCGCCAGTACGCAAACGTTGTTCCGTGGGTTGGACGGCCAGCTGGGACACGCATGGAGCGCGAAGTTCTGCGCTTCTTTGCCAGCCGCGAATTCCGTCGAAGCACCCTCATCGATCCGTTTCTCAAGTCAGGGCGCCTCAGCGAAGCCCGAAGACTCTACGGGGAAACTGAGTTCGCCGCAGTGGTTGAATACGGCGCATACGACTCACAGAGTATCGCGCTCATGGCGCTCGGCGTGCGCCTGGGCGAAGGCCGCCGGGGTGTGATCCTGCACAGCGAGATGTGGAAAGAAGTCACGACGCGCTACCCGAAACTCCGTTCCGGGATGTCGCTCCTCGGAGAGTTTGATTTCATCGCCTCGGTGAGTGACGGAGCGAGGGCAAGCAACACCGAAGACCTGTTCGAGCAGTACGGGGTACCTCCCGAAAAGCACATCACGCTCGAGAACACAATCAACACCGCGGAGATCCTCGCTGGGAGCGCCGCCCCGCTCGACGCGGCCGACCAGGAATGGTACGCGCGTCCGGGGGTGCACGCGTGCATCGTCGGCCGCCTATCGCCCGAGAAGAACCACCAGGCGTTCCTTGAAGCGCTGGCGCGTATCGCGCCGACCTTGGAGCGTCCCTTCTTTCTCACGCTTCTCGGCGACGGGCCTCTCATGCTCGAACTACAGCGCAGCGTTGCTGAGCTCGGACTGCAGGGCCACGTGCGGCTCCGCGGCCTCGTCGCGAACCCATACGCACACATCCGCGCCGCCGACGCGCTACTCCTCCCATCGCTGCATGAGGGCCAGCCCCTGGTCATTCTCGAGTCACTCACGATCGGCACGCCGGTGATCGCGACCGATATCCCCGGTTCCCGGTCGGTGCTTCGCGAAGGTGAGTTGGGACGGCTCGTTCCTCTCACCGACGAGGGACTCGAAGACGCGATTCGCATCGTTGCATCCGGCGATCTCGTGCCGGCCGACGCGTTCGATCCGGATCAGTTCACAGAGAACTCTCGCAACCGGTTCCTCGCCGTGATTGACGGGCAGGCCACCGAGGTTGCGGGGTAG
- a CDS encoding glycosyltransferase gives MRPVRFPFARALRRLTGDRWDRAFVELTSQKPSTSELRAGTDPAIVRLEALIAADATGIAPVLEWADREHGAAAASASADRIADVSAVSASALVELAHFRYGREQYLVGDELLERAKHLDPDLPAIYAEEADNQRRRSNVHREIRAVERCIELASDSGEVFAWEIWLGQALLRRQDPVAAWRYLARFKDLDAGDERVFSAASCARQLGYQEQADAALHHASPNDAGGIDRERAARAYLTHFPSVEDAEWVLSPRHAPLGSDTDTRLLELGAQAALRAGRTDTALSRIAWAARRPDRGSWVTGFHGMLLELLDRPNEALDAYRSDQQPGALERFRVGALLEQLSSPREAVEWILSQSATPPRDWAKLRGGEVDPALRALLLRGPARRDFASTDSRTERGDAEYRADELRLLTQAASSTALRAQAAWALARLEAANGEWESAWRSVVAAQDLRLPALPFTELDRLTGEISPEVRYAEFCESEAIDSRTVLYESSLGSATSGDPFALCCQLLSAPSTADLHHVWSITSAASIHPALLGKPNVTFVRKGSPGYFRVLATAGSLVTNAPLPTEFIKREGQRLVCVWQGTAWEPHGRDQAMPTRHGNVTRNFLHADAIVCTDPATLASLPRAFDVDELNPEAFVLAEAPRLELTRAFSESRITHVRTELGVAAGDHLVLYAPHFPAMELSEQVAVAIRVAETLVSGGVHVVITATARLERELSEATLPDGASLRAPDTDPNELLRATDVLVSEGAALLSDALSLGLPAVALGELPGYQGRSVSSAAVARDLLPDLLNHSTDADSTAPTLRGRPCSAVELVLAPRRQETHAAVSATQHGATRTLLVSTDGFPENGITQSLRSLLTNLATTNCSPYLRPWPGALTHADPALRAEIFAHARVLIGVGQPAGTRMEQEALRFFTSRHYVDAPFIRDFVQAERQREGHRRFGGATFDSAVEFTGYLSSSLALTAYGVPVRGKRGVIFHNEMWREIQTKYPQLRAGMQILDAYDFIASVSDGVRDANAEALAEHLGQSRDQHITIENTIDVPRIRTLAATRLSQEEQAWYRLPGRHACVVARMSPEKNHAALLHVLAEQRHRLTPPVRLTFLGDGPLRADLERLSGTLGLTDLVRFAGHVPAPQAHLRAADALLLPSLHEGQPLVILEALTVGTPVVATATPGSRSALEYGALGVLVPLDDAGLATALERISTGDLVPATEFDADAFTAQSLRQLFTALGFTEVGTATSV, from the coding sequence ATGAGGCCGGTGCGATTCCCGTTCGCCCGCGCACTGCGCAGGCTCACTGGTGATCGTTGGGACCGAGCCTTTGTGGAGCTCACCAGCCAGAAGCCAAGTACGTCGGAGCTCCGCGCGGGGACAGACCCAGCCATTGTCCGTCTCGAAGCACTCATCGCCGCGGACGCCACGGGCATTGCCCCGGTACTCGAGTGGGCGGATCGGGAACACGGCGCCGCGGCAGCTTCCGCCAGCGCGGACCGCATCGCCGACGTCTCCGCGGTCAGCGCGTCAGCACTCGTCGAGCTCGCACACTTTCGATACGGCCGAGAGCAGTACCTCGTGGGCGACGAGCTTCTGGAACGTGCGAAACATCTCGACCCAGACCTCCCTGCTATTTACGCCGAAGAGGCTGACAACCAGCGTCGTCGCTCAAACGTGCACCGCGAAATCAGGGCCGTGGAGCGATGCATTGAACTCGCGAGCGACTCAGGAGAGGTCTTCGCATGGGAGATCTGGCTCGGGCAAGCTCTTCTCCGTCGGCAGGACCCTGTCGCCGCCTGGCGCTATCTCGCTCGGTTCAAAGACCTGGATGCAGGTGACGAACGTGTGTTCTCCGCCGCTTCCTGTGCGAGACAGTTGGGATATCAAGAACAAGCCGACGCCGCACTGCACCATGCTTCGCCGAACGATGCAGGCGGGATTGACCGGGAACGCGCGGCAAGGGCCTATCTCACGCACTTCCCGAGCGTTGAAGACGCCGAATGGGTGCTCTCTCCGCGCCACGCACCTCTCGGATCCGACACGGACACGCGACTGCTTGAACTCGGGGCCCAGGCCGCGCTTCGCGCGGGGCGTACTGATACGGCGCTCTCGCGCATCGCATGGGCCGCTCGCAGGCCGGATCGGGGAAGCTGGGTCACGGGCTTTCACGGAATGCTGCTCGAACTCCTCGACCGCCCGAATGAAGCGCTCGACGCCTACCGCTCGGACCAGCAGCCAGGAGCACTCGAACGGTTCCGAGTCGGCGCGCTGCTTGAGCAGCTCAGCTCGCCTCGAGAAGCCGTCGAGTGGATTCTCAGCCAATCAGCGACCCCTCCGCGCGACTGGGCGAAACTTCGCGGTGGCGAGGTCGATCCAGCCCTTCGTGCACTCCTTCTTCGTGGGCCGGCGCGCCGCGATTTCGCGTCCACAGACTCGCGGACCGAACGCGGCGACGCCGAGTACCGTGCAGACGAACTCCGCCTGCTCACGCAGGCGGCCAGCTCGACGGCGCTCCGAGCCCAGGCAGCGTGGGCACTTGCCCGGCTCGAAGCGGCCAATGGCGAATGGGAGAGCGCCTGGCGGAGTGTTGTCGCAGCACAGGATCTGAGGCTCCCCGCCCTCCCCTTCACGGAGCTGGATCGCTTGACCGGAGAAATCTCGCCCGAGGTCCGGTACGCAGAATTCTGCGAGTCAGAAGCCATAGATTCCCGGACCGTGCTCTACGAGTCATCGCTCGGCTCAGCAACCAGCGGGGATCCGTTTGCTCTCTGCTGCCAGTTACTCAGTGCGCCAAGTACCGCAGATCTTCACCACGTGTGGAGTATCACGAGCGCGGCCTCCATACACCCGGCGCTTCTCGGGAAGCCCAATGTTACCTTCGTGCGGAAGGGCTCGCCAGGGTACTTCCGAGTCCTTGCAACGGCGGGCTCCCTGGTAACGAATGCCCCGTTGCCGACGGAGTTCATCAAGCGCGAGGGGCAACGCCTCGTGTGCGTCTGGCAGGGAACTGCCTGGGAGCCGCACGGACGCGACCAGGCGATGCCAACGAGGCATGGGAACGTGACCCGGAACTTCCTGCACGCCGACGCCATAGTCTGCACCGACCCAGCGACCCTCGCATCGCTTCCGCGTGCGTTCGATGTGGACGAGCTGAACCCCGAGGCCTTTGTCCTCGCAGAAGCCCCGCGCTTGGAACTGACGCGGGCGTTCTCCGAATCACGCATCACACACGTGCGCACCGAACTCGGCGTCGCGGCTGGGGATCACCTCGTCCTCTATGCGCCGCACTTTCCGGCGATGGAGCTCTCCGAGCAGGTCGCCGTGGCAATTCGCGTGGCAGAGACACTCGTTTCCGGTGGCGTACACGTCGTTATCACCGCCACCGCTCGGCTCGAACGCGAACTCTCGGAAGCAACACTTCCAGACGGGGCCTCCCTGCGAGCGCCTGACACGGACCCGAACGAGCTCCTCCGTGCGACCGATGTACTCGTCTCAGAGGGCGCGGCGCTCCTTTCAGATGCTCTCTCGCTTGGCCTGCCAGCGGTCGCGCTGGGCGAGCTTCCCGGCTATCAGGGCCGCAGCGTCTCGTCCGCTGCGGTTGCACGGGATCTCCTCCCCGATCTCCTCAACCACAGCACTGACGCGGATTCCACCGCCCCGACGCTCAGGGGCCGCCCCTGCTCAGCCGTTGAGCTCGTCCTCGCGCCCCGGCGACAGGAGACTCACGCCGCCGTGTCCGCCACCCAGCACGGCGCAACTCGGACACTTCTGGTATCAACTGACGGATTCCCGGAGAACGGGATTACGCAGTCACTGCGCAGCCTCCTCACGAATCTGGCCACAACAAACTGCTCGCCATACCTCCGTCCGTGGCCAGGCGCGCTCACGCACGCCGATCCCGCGCTCCGTGCGGAGATCTTCGCGCACGCACGGGTCCTTATCGGCGTCGGCCAGCCCGCGGGAACCCGAATGGAGCAAGAAGCGCTGCGCTTTTTTACTTCCCGCCACTACGTCGATGCGCCGTTCATCCGCGACTTTGTGCAAGCGGAGCGGCAGCGTGAAGGTCACCGTCGCTTCGGCGGGGCCACCTTCGACAGTGCGGTGGAATTCACCGGATACCTGTCGAGCAGCCTTGCTCTCACCGCCTACGGTGTGCCAGTGCGCGGTAAACGCGGCGTCATCTTCCACAACGAAATGTGGCGTGAGATCCAAACCAAATACCCTCAGCTACGCGCGGGTATGCAGATCCTCGATGCCTACGATTTCATCGCCTCCGTCAGCGACGGAGTACGCGATGCAAACGCTGAAGCTCTCGCGGAGCATCTCGGCCAATCACGGGATCAACACATCACAATCGAAAACACCATCGATGTTCCTCGGATTCGCACCTTGGCCGCCACACGCCTAAGCCAAGAAGAGCAAGCTTGGTATCGGCTGCCAGGGCGGCACGCGTGCGTCGTCGCACGAATGTCCCCCGAGAAGAACCATGCAGCGCTGCTTCATGTACTCGCGGAGCAACGCCACCGCCTCACGCCACCTGTGCGGCTCACCTTTCTTGGCGACGGCCCGCTCCGGGCCGACCTCGAGCGGCTCAGCGGCACGCTCGGGCTCACCGACCTCGTCCGGTTCGCCGGTCATGTCCCAGCACCGCAAGCGCATCTTCGCGCTGCCGACGCCCTCTTGCTCCCGTCGCTTCACGAGGGTCAACCTCTGGTCATTTTGGAAGCGCTCACGGTTGGTACGCCAGTAGTCGCGACTGCCACCCCGGGCTCCCGATCGGCTCTCGAATACGGCGCGCTCGGCGTGCTCGTTCCTCTCGACGATGCCGGGCTTGCGACCGCGCTCGAACGAATCTCGACTGGAGATCTCGTCCCAGCGACCGAGTTCGACGCCGACGCGTTCACGGCGCAATCACTGCGCCAGCTCTTCACCGCGTTGGGGTTCACGGAGGTGGGCACTGCGACCTCGGTGTAG